One genomic segment of Methanothermococcus okinawensis IH1 includes these proteins:
- a CDS encoding OsmC family protein, producing MKEMMCEMMKNMKPEFMIEMMDEMINSDMAEKFAPKMMPKMMPKCLNNFLSKIPEKEREELIKKIVDIITSKYYNEGIDAKYVKGFETDINIKGLKIASKGGKGSVGDKINPMDLFLSGLCGCISIAVGKTLEDLNIKGEVKVNGTVKKSFEKGCIEQVVLNINVEVNNCNKSEEELREIILEGSKKCLISNSLKCELIKNVILKRNI from the coding sequence ATGAAAGAGATGATGTGTGAAATGATGAAAAACATGAAACCTGAATTCATGATAGAAATGATGGATGAAATGATAAATTCAGACATGGCAGAAAAATTTGCACCTAAGATGATGCCTAAGATGATGCCAAAATGTCTAAATAATTTTTTATCAAAGATACCTGAAAAAGAGAGGGAAGAATTAATAAAAAAAATCGTTGATATTATAACATCCAAATATTACAATGAAGGTATTGATGCAAAATATGTAAAAGGATTTGAAACTGATATAAATATCAAAGGATTAAAAATAGCATCAAAAGGTGGAAAAGGTTCAGTAGGGGATAAAATAAACCCTATGGATTTGTTCCTATCTGGATTGTGTGGTTGCATATCCATTGCAGTAGGGAAGACTTTGGAAGACCTAAATATAAAAGGAGAAGTTAAAGTAAATGGAACAGTTAAAAAAAGTTTTGAAAAGGGATGTATTGAACAGGTTGTATTGAATATAAATGTGGAAGTAAATAACTGCAATAAATCCGAAGAAGAATTGAGAGAAATTATATTGGAAGGTTCAAAGAAATGTTTAATAAGCAATTCTTTGAAATGTGAGCTCATAAAAAATGTGATTTTGAAGAGAAATATTTAA
- the flaK gene encoding preflagellin peptidase FlaK yields MINYIFGLMGLLLASIQDFRSREIEDYIWVSMVVFGLGYHTYLSITTGNYYYLISSVSGLVVCFILGYLMFLCGVGGGDGKVLMGMGALTPKYNMPIYSTFGSILNINYVPTFPIMVFVNGMFFMIFLPIIILLKNLINGAKPKSIKQFIILCFGEKMKVKDAKNKNRLIMGHENNFKFFPSSEEDDFSKYDDNEYIYVTPMIPLIIPITLSYLITPFIGDYLIYMLIPFK; encoded by the coding sequence GTGATAAATTATATATTTGGTTTAATGGGACTTCTTTTGGCATCCATACAGGATTTTAGAAGCAGGGAAATTGAGGATTATATTTGGGTATCTATGGTAGTTTTTGGATTGGGATATCATACATATTTATCAATTACCACTGGAAATTATTATTATTTAATTAGTTCTGTATCTGGGTTAGTAGTATGCTTTATACTGGGCTACTTAATGTTTTTATGTGGGGTAGGTGGAGGAGACGGCAAGGTATTGATGGGTATGGGAGCTCTTACTCCCAAGTATAATATGCCTATTTATTCCACTTTTGGAAGTATTTTGAATATTAATTATGTCCCTACATTTCCAATAATGGTTTTTGTAAATGGTATGTTTTTTATGATTTTTTTGCCAATAATTATTCTTTTAAAGAATCTTATAAATGGAGCTAAACCCAAAAGCATTAAACAATTTATTATATTATGCTTTGGAGAAAAAATGAAAGTTAAAGATGCAAAAAATAAAAATAGATTAATAATGGGACATGAAAATAATTTTAAATTTTTTCCTTCATCAGAAGAAGATGATTTTTCAAAATATGATGATAATGAATATATTTATGTAACCCCCATGATTCCATTAATAATTCCCATCACATTATCTTATTTAATTACTCCATTTATTGGAGATTACCTGATTTATATGTTAATTCCTTTTAAATAA
- a CDS encoding TatD family hydrolase, which translates to MENIKDIPITDNHIHVDDINGYGAEKVAKIFKNAGGKVMIVLNKPAFDGNLKKPMDVLLKDIETINKNVDDVRAYGLVGAHPAELTVMVNNGIALNDAKNRMIDALNYAKELVEKNDYLVGIGEVGRPHYPVNDEIWEASNEILLYAMELAKDLDCAIQIHAESASENQFKEFRDMAKSVNLNPERVIKHHCGDMVLEGEKYGIFPSIVASKPVVEAVKKSLRFVMETDYIDDLKRPGVVLGIKTVPRRTRKLMDLGLLDEEGAHIIHKENIEKLYNIELD; encoded by the coding sequence ATGGAAAATATAAAAGATATTCCAATTACTGACAACCACATTCATGTTGATGATATAAATGGATATGGTGCTGAAAAGGTTGCAAAAATCTTTAAAAATGCAGGTGGAAAAGTAATGATAGTATTAAATAAACCTGCATTTGATGGCAACTTAAAAAAGCCCATGGATGTGTTGTTAAAAGACATTGAAACCATAAATAAAAATGTAGATGATGTGAGAGCTTATGGTTTAGTAGGAGCTCACCCAGCAGAATTAACAGTAATGGTAAATAACGGTATAGCATTAAATGATGCAAAAAACAGAATGATTGATGCATTAAATTATGCAAAGGAGCTCGTTGAGAAAAATGATTATTTGGTCGGCATCGGTGAAGTTGGAAGACCTCACTATCCAGTTAATGATGAGATATGGGAAGCTTCAAATGAGATATTATTATACGCCATGGAACTTGCAAAGGATTTGGACTGTGCCATTCAAATCCATGCTGAAAGTGCATCAGAAAATCAGTTTAAAGAATTTAGAGATATGGCAAAATCTGTTAATTTAAATCCTGAAAGAGTTATAAAACACCACTGTGGGGATATGGTTTTAGAAGGAGAAAAATATGGTATATTTCCGTCAATAGTGGCATCTAAACCTGTTGTGGAAGCTGTAAAAAAATCTCTTAGATTTGTTATGGAAACCGATTATATAGATGATTTAAAAAGACCTGGCGTTGTTTTAGGAATAAAAACAGTCCCTAGAAGAACAAGAAAACTTATGGACTTAGGATTACTTGATGAAGAAGGAGCTCATATAATACATAAAGAAAATATTGAGAAATTATATAATATTGAATTGGATTAA
- the glmU gene encoding bifunctional sugar-1-phosphate nucleotidylyltransferase/acetyltransferase, producing MDAVILCAGKGTRLMPLTENRPKPMIPIAGKPILEHIINKIEGFVDNIYLIVKYKKEIIINHFKNHPKITFIEQKEIDGTGYAVLMAKEYIKDDFLVINGDIVFDDDLKNIVDYKNAMALTEVSNPENFGVVVLDDENNIIELQEKPKNPKSNLINAGIYKFEKNIFDILENLKPSKRGEVELTDAISELIQNGNMKGIKLNGYWNDTGRPWDLLDANKHLLKNIKTDIKGKIGKNVVIDGNVIIEESAEVKHNSVIEGPAIIKSGAIVGPLAYIRPNTVLMENTGVGNSSEIKGSIIMKNTKIPHLSYIGDSIIGENCNIACNTITANLRFDDKPVKVNIKGKIVKSVRKLGVIMGDNVKTGVQVSFMPGVKIGSSCWLGANCLIDKDVESNSFVYKKEEKIIIDKR from the coding sequence ATGGATGCGGTAATATTATGTGCTGGGAAAGGAACAAGATTAATGCCATTAACTGAAAATAGACCAAAACCAATGATTCCAATCGCAGGAAAGCCTATTTTGGAGCATATAATTAATAAAATTGAAGGTTTTGTAGATAATATCTATTTGATTGTGAAGTATAAAAAGGAGATAATAATAAACCACTTCAAAAACCATCCAAAAATAACCTTTATAGAACAGAAAGAAATTGATGGAACAGGATATGCTGTTTTAATGGCAAAGGAATATATAAAGGATGATTTTTTAGTAATAAACGGCGATATTGTATTTGATGACGATTTAAAAAATATTGTAGATTATAAAAATGCAATGGCACTAACTGAGGTAAGTAATCCTGAAAATTTTGGAGTTGTGGTTTTAGATGATGAAAATAATATAATAGAATTACAGGAAAAGCCTAAAAATCCAAAATCTAACCTTATAAATGCAGGCATATATAAATTTGAAAAAAACATATTTGACATATTGGAAAATTTAAAACCATCGAAAAGGGGAGAAGTCGAGCTCACCGATGCTATATCGGAGCTCATCCAAAATGGAAATATGAAAGGTATAAAATTAAATGGATATTGGAATGATACTGGAAGACCTTGGGACTTACTGGATGCAAATAAACATCTTTTAAAAAATATTAAAACTGATATAAAAGGAAAAATCGGAAAAAATGTGGTAATTGATGGAAATGTGATAATAGAGGAGAGTGCAGAGGTAAAACATAATAGCGTAATTGAAGGTCCTGCAATAATAAAATCTGGTGCAATAGTTGGACCCCTAGCATATATTAGACCAAATACCGTTTTAATGGAGAATACAGGGGTTGGAAATTCATCCGAGATAAAAGGGAGCATTATAATGAAAAATACTAAAATACCTCATCTTTCATACATTGGTGATAGTATAATTGGAGAAAACTGCAATATAGCCTGCAATACCATTACGGCAAATTTAAGATTTGATGATAAGCCTGTTAAAGTAAATATAAAGGGAAAAATCGTTAAAAGCGTTAGAAAACTTGGGGTAATAATGGGAGATAATGTAAAAACAGGGGTTCAGGTTTCGTTTATGCCGGGGGTTAAAATTGGGAGCTCATGTTGGCTTGGAGCAAACTGCTTAATTGATAAAGATGTGGAATCAAACAGTTTTGTTTATAAAAAAGAGGAGAAAATAATAATCGATAAAAGATAA
- a CDS encoding DUF166 domain-containing protein: MAKILVITDGAYGYRIQGTVNSFGKKNEFMGICKIDRPTDFIVDEIELPNEVVDKFKEADVLLLYTQHPDNTYEVCRTAKEKNPNVVIIVATWGGEGQKKELSKFDAICPDEMCLLDEKDAGDLINKYPKLKEFLEEFGTPKVEVYIKDNKVEDVKVIRSSICGSTLFMAKSMKGLDARDIEDLSKKSAMMIQRYPCVAGKIKIFRKECKKQKALGIHKEAVLNGIKTE; this comes from the coding sequence ATGGCAAAAATATTGGTAATAACCGACGGAGCTTATGGATATAGAATTCAAGGGACTGTAAATTCTTTTGGAAAGAAAAATGAATTTATGGGAATATGTAAAATAGATAGACCCACAGATTTTATTGTTGATGAAATAGAACTACCTAATGAAGTAGTGGATAAATTCAAAGAAGCTGATGTTTTGCTGTTATATACTCAGCATCCAGATAATACATACGAGGTTTGCAGAACTGCTAAGGAAAAAAACCCCAATGTAGTTATAATTGTTGCTACATGGGGTGGAGAAGGGCAGAAAAAAGAATTAAGTAAATTTGATGCTATATGTCCAGATGAGATGTGTTTATTGGATGAAAAAGATGCGGGAGATTTAATTAACAAGTATCCAAAATTAAAGGAATTTTTAGAAGAATTCGGAACTCCAAAGGTTGAGGTTTATATAAAAGATAATAAAGTTGAAGATGTCAAAGTCATTAGGAGCTCTATATGTGGAAGCACATTATTCATGGCTAAATCTATGAAAGGTCTCGATGCAAGAGATATAGAAGATTTAAGCAAAAAATCTGCAATGATGATTCAGCGATACCCGTGTGTAGCTGGAAAAATAAAAATATTTAGAAAAGAATGTAAAAAACAAAAAGCACTGGGCATTCATAAAGAAGCCGTGTTAAATGGTATTAAAACTGAATAA
- a CDS encoding class I SAM-dependent methyltransferase → MHYFSEKPESAHKEITIEGILRNKKLTFKTDTGIFSPKKIDKGTKILVEALKLNKNYDVLDIGCGYGVVGIAIADEVNSITMTDINKRAVRLAKENIKLNDTSKDKNIRVVQGDLYENVKDKNYDMIISNPPIKAGKETIHRIIKEGKELLKDNGSIWLVIQTKHGAKSLTKFMEEVFGNVEVVTIKGGYRVLMSKNDKKG, encoded by the coding sequence ATGCACTATTTTTCTGAAAAACCAGAATCGGCACATAAAGAAATAACAATTGAAGGAATTTTAAGAAACAAAAAACTTACTTTTAAAACAGATACAGGAATATTTTCCCCTAAGAAAATAGATAAAGGTACTAAAATATTGGTTGAAGCACTAAAATTAAATAAAAACTACGATGTGCTTGATATTGGGTGTGGATATGGTGTTGTGGGCATAGCAATAGCCGATGAGGTAAATTCCATAACAATGACTGATATAAACAAAAGGGCAGTGAGATTGGCAAAAGAAAATATAAAATTAAATGATACAAGTAAGGATAAAAATATAAGGGTTGTTCAGGGGGATTTGTATGAAAATGTTAAGGATAAAAACTACGATATGATTATTTCAAATCCTCCAATAAAGGCAGGGAAAGAAACAATCCATAGAATAATAAAAGAAGGAAAGGAACTTTTAAAGGATAATGGTAGTATTTGGTTAGTTATTCAGACAAAACATGGGGCAAAATCACTTACAAAATTTATGGAAGAGGTTTTTGGAAATGTGGAAGTGGTCACTATAAAAGGAGGATATAGAGTATTAATGTCTAAAAATGATAAAAAAGGATAA
- a CDS encoding radical SAM/SPASM domain-containing protein produces the protein MKTEDMALVFSKLILNPITKRQILNLFKKDDNGNLIIENYIDAYMKGEDINSLGYKTLKSVLDNGLKTFAGEIYKENFKDFLKDPLFKKGLISVVRGLGYFGVKRPFVSGAPFLVVWDVTYACNLRCKHCYANAGKPLEDELNTEEALKTIDILANSGVVAIAFSGGEPLMRKDLFELIDRAKDYNMQVSIASNGTMLNKTNAKKLKEHKVDFVQISLDGTKETHEKFRGIKGIYDKTIEGIKNVVDEDIFCAIATTATKLNYRDVPKVMDLAEELNVNYFMLYNYIPVGVGDYDIDLSPEEREELLNLLWEKLNNDTGKKYRTAFLSTAPYYSRTALEHNKYYLASHFANVDLGENERLKSLANFIGGCGCGRFYLSLRANGDIQPCVFFPLKLGNIKSFKDENDFLEFWRNNKILNDLRDRDKLKICGSCMYKYVCGGCRARAYSYYDDYLREDPGCILTKNLK, from the coding sequence ATGAAAACAGAAGACATGGCGTTAGTATTTTCAAAGTTGATTTTAAATCCAATTACCAAAAGACAGATTTTAAACCTTTTTAAAAAAGATGACAATGGAAATCTTATCATTGAAAATTATATCGATGCTTATATGAAGGGGGAAGATATCAATTCATTAGGCTATAAAACCTTAAAAAGTGTTTTAGACAATGGATTAAAAACCTTCGCAGGTGAAATTTATAAAGAAAACTTTAAAGACTTCTTAAAAGACCCACTATTTAAAAAGGGATTGATAAGTGTTGTAAGGGGGTTAGGATATTTCGGTGTAAAAAGACCTTTTGTTTCCGGAGCTCCGTTTTTAGTGGTGTGGGATGTTACTTATGCATGTAATTTGAGATGCAAACACTGCTATGCAAATGCAGGAAAACCACTGGAAGATGAATTGAATACAGAAGAGGCTTTAAAAACCATCGACATATTAGCAAATAGTGGCGTTGTAGCCATTGCCTTTTCTGGGGGAGAACCATTGATGAGAAAAGATTTATTTGAATTGATAGATAGGGCAAAGGATTACAATATGCAGGTATCAATAGCCAGCAACGGAACAATGTTAAATAAAACAAATGCAAAAAAATTAAAAGAACACAAAGTGGATTTTGTGCAGATTAGTTTGGATGGAACCAAAGAAACCCATGAAAAATTTAGAGGAATAAAAGGTATTTATGATAAAACTATTGAAGGAATTAAAAATGTTGTTGATGAGGATATATTCTGTGCAATAGCAACTACGGCAACAAAGTTAAATTATAGGGATGTTCCAAAGGTCATGGATTTAGCCGAAGAACTTAATGTAAATTATTTTATGTTATATAACTACATTCCAGTTGGCGTTGGAGATTATGATATTGATTTATCCCCCGAAGAGAGAGAAGAGTTATTAAATTTATTATGGGAAAAATTAAATAATGATACTGGAAAAAAATACAGAACTGCCTTCTTATCAACAGCTCCATATTATTCAAGAACTGCATTGGAGCATAATAAATATTATTTAGCATCACACTTTGCAAATGTTGATTTAGGAGAAAATGAACGATTAAAAAGTTTGGCTAATTTTATTGGAGGATGCGGATGTGGAAGATTTTATTTAAGTTTAAGGGCTAATGGGGATATACAACCATGTGTATTCTTCCCATTAAAATTGGGGAATATCAAATCATTCAAGGATGAAAATGACTTCTTAGAATTTTGGAGAAATAATAAAATATTAAATGATTTAAGGGATAGGGATAAATTAAAGATATGTGGAAGTTGCATGTATAAATATGTTTGTGGAGGTTGCAGAGCTCGTGCTTATTCCTACTATGATGATTATTTAAGAGAAGACCCAGGATGTATTTTGACCAAAAATCTAAAATGA
- a CDS encoding acetylornithine transaminase, translating into MEEDGIYIMKTYGRLPVVLIKGNGMYVEDINGKKYLDFLAGISVNNVGHCHPDVVETIKKQAETLIHTSNIYYIVPQVKLAKKLVELSGLDRAFFSNSGAEANEAAIKLARRYGKNNNIGEGEIITMEHGFHGRTLTTVTATAKPKYQEGYGPLPKGFKYVPFNDLEALKENITNKTTAIMLEPVQGEGGIHVADKDYLKGVRELCDDTNIVLIFDEVQCGMGRTGKMFACENYNIKPDIMTLAKALGGGFPIGATLAKEKIADAFTPGAHGTTFGGNPLACASAYASVSIIENLLENAQKMGEYFTNKLKALKDKYPFIKEVRGLGLMVGMELSFNGGDIVKKMLEKGYLINCTSDTVLRFLPPLIVKKEHIDELVNALDEVFSEMNKNK; encoded by the coding sequence ATGGAAGAAGATGGAATATATATAATGAAAACTTATGGAAGACTTCCTGTTGTCCTTATTAAAGGTAATGGAATGTATGTTGAAGATATAAACGGCAAAAAATATTTGGATTTCCTTGCAGGAATTAGCGTAAATAATGTTGGACATTGCCATCCAGATGTGGTAGAAACTATAAAAAAACAGGCTGAAACACTTATACATACTTCAAATATATATTATATAGTTCCACAGGTAAAATTGGCAAAAAAACTTGTTGAATTGAGCGGATTAGATAGGGCTTTTTTCTCAAATAGCGGTGCGGAGGCAAACGAAGCTGCAATAAAACTTGCAAGAAGATATGGAAAAAATAACAACATTGGAGAAGGAGAAATTATTACAATGGAACATGGTTTCCACGGGAGGACTTTAACCACTGTAACAGCCACGGCAAAACCAAAATATCAAGAGGGATACGGGCCACTTCCAAAAGGATTTAAATATGTTCCATTTAACGATTTAGAAGCTTTGAAGGAAAATATAACCAATAAAACTACTGCCATAATGCTTGAACCAGTTCAAGGAGAGGGCGGAATACATGTTGCAGATAAAGATTATTTAAAAGGCGTTAGGGAGCTCTGTGATGATACGAATATTGTATTGATATTTGACGAAGTTCAGTGTGGAATGGGAAGAACTGGGAAGATGTTTGCCTGTGAAAATTACAATATAAAACCAGATATAATGACGCTTGCAAAGGCTCTCGGCGGTGGATTCCCAATAGGTGCCACACTTGCAAAGGAAAAAATAGCTGATGCATTTACTCCCGGAGCTCATGGTACGACATTTGGTGGAAACCCATTGGCATGTGCAAGTGCCTATGCATCAGTTAGCATCATAGAAAACCTATTGGAAAACGCCCAAAAAATGGGAGAGTATTTTACAAATAAATTGAAGGCTCTTAAAGATAAATATCCATTTATAAAGGAAGTTAGAGGATTAGGATTAATGGTAGGAATGGAATTATCATTCAACGGAGGAGATATAGTTAAAAAAATGCTTGAAAAGGGGTATTTAATAAACTGCACATCGGATACTGTTTTAAGATTCCTACCACCACTTATTGTGAAAAAAGAACATATTGATGAATTGGTTAATGCATTGGATGAGGTATTTTCGGAGATGAATAAAAATAAATAA
- a CDS encoding 4Fe-4S dicluster domain-containing protein encodes MKDLPVIGKDPLGRTIKDFTVMPWWGIDRKDIEWYPTIDYDACTGCGICFITCGNRIVFDWDKDMKKPVVARPYNCVVSCSTCGNLCPHNALTFPDKEYMQEIIIKEKILKKAADKLKEHDLI; translated from the coding sequence ATGAAAGATTTACCTGTAATTGGTAAAGACCCATTGGGAAGGACAATAAAAGATTTTACAGTAATGCCATGGTGGGGCATCGATAGAAAAGACATAGAATGGTATCCTACAATAGACTACGATGCATGCACAGGTTGTGGAATATGTTTTATTACATGTGGAAATAGAATAGTATTTGATTGGGATAAAGACATGAAAAAACCAGTGGTTGCAAGACCATATAACTGTGTAGTTTCATGCAGCACCTGTGGTAATCTATGCCCTCATAATGCCTTAACGTTCCCGGATAAAGAATATATGCAAGAAATAATTATTAAAGAAAAAATCCTTAAAAAAGCCGCCGATAAATTAAAAGAACATGATTTAATATAA
- a CDS encoding 4Fe-4S binding protein, whose product MPEHILSGIKAIVAMKLKKEGKLQREIAEYLKMDRSIISHYLHGRHPSDRVMRVSEEIVDLPAEYGIRIINSMSEDRELTKKIIDNLYHVKIEIDRNKCILCGECLECPYNAIFKNGHLIEIDNNKCMLCGDCIAICPVNALKLNKFLPNELEE is encoded by the coding sequence ATGCCAGAACATATATTATCAGGGATTAAAGCAATAGTGGCAATGAAACTAAAAAAGGAAGGAAAATTGCAGAGAGAGATAGCAGAGTATCTAAAAATGGATAGGTCAATAATTTCTCATTATTTACATGGAAGACACCCATCAGATAGAGTTATGAGAGTTTCAGAAGAGATAGTGGATTTACCAGCGGAATACGGCATTAGGATTATAAATTCAATGAGTGAAGATAGAGAGCTTACAAAGAAAATTATAGATAATCTATATCATGTAAAAATTGAAATAGATAGGAATAAATGTATTCTCTGCGGAGAATGTCTCGAATGTCCTTATAATGCTATTTTTAAGAATGGGCATTTAATAGAAATAGATAATAACAAATGCATGTTATGTGGAGACTGCATAGCTATTTGCCCAGTAAATGCTTTAAAATTAAATAAATTCTTACCAAATGAATTGGAGGAATAA
- a CDS encoding DHH family phosphoesterase, with protein sequence MCETKINENNNKGNNDSNNSENIIIQLKKIFRDENDILFLCHHNADPDAVGAAIGLKYLADTLNKSKNKNIRISANSVSKLSKSILEDLNEDIEIVYSPKLSKVVFFVDTSSLNQVSVDENKLKDSKIILIDHHRKTDLINLCDLYIVNEKSPSTCEIVSNIFREMNIYPPKNIRTALLCGIVYDTKHLKLANEGTFNTIAWLIKGISFQKILYLLTQESDESKRIAHLKACSRMELRELNKCIIALSHVSSHEASCAKTIVSIGADVSFVVAVRKKDREIRISARCRKSISKKVHLGSLMEKIAKKLGGKGGGHAEAAGLNAKYEKGRNKEEVIKEVLNVCYGVFKEEYINN encoded by the coding sequence ATGTGTGAGACTAAAATTAACGAAAATAATAATAAAGGTAATAATGACAGTAATAACAGTGAAAATATTATAATCCAACTAAAAAAGATATTTAGAGATGAGAACGATATTTTATTTTTATGTCATCACAATGCAGACCCCGATGCAGTTGGTGCAGCTATTGGATTAAAATATCTTGCAGATACATTGAATAAATCAAAAAATAAAAACATTAGAATCTCGGCAAATTCTGTAAGCAAATTATCAAAATCCATATTGGAAGACTTAAACGAAGATATTGAGATTGTATATTCCCCAAAACTATCAAAAGTGGTTTTTTTTGTAGATACATCCAGCTTAAACCAAGTATCTGTTGATGAAAATAAATTAAAGGATTCAAAGATAATATTAATAGACCACCACAGAAAAACAGATTTAATAAATTTATGCGATTTATATATAGTTAATGAAAAATCCCCCTCTACATGCGAAATAGTTTCTAATATATTTAGAGAGATGAATATATACCCTCCAAAGAACATCAGAACAGCTTTGCTATGCGGAATAGTATATGATACAAAGCATTTGAAACTTGCAAATGAAGGAACATTCAATACAATAGCATGGCTTATAAAAGGGATAAGCTTCCAGAAGATTTTATACCTTCTTACTCAGGAAAGTGATGAAAGTAAGAGGATAGCTCATTTAAAGGCTTGTAGTAGAATGGAATTAAGGGAATTAAATAAATGTATTATTGCACTATCTCATGTGAGCTCCCATGAGGCTTCCTGTGCAAAAACGATAGTATCAATTGGTGCAGATGTATCTTTTGTGGTTGCAGTTAGGAAGAAAGACCGAGAAATAAGAATAAGTGCAAGATGCAGGAAATCCATTTCAAAAAAAGTTCATCTTGGAAGTTTAATGGAAAAGATTGCAAAGAAACTTGGTGGAAAAGGTGGAGGTCATGCAGAAGCCGCAGGTTTAAATGCAAAATATGAAAAAGGAAGAAATAAAGAGGAAGTTATAAAAGAAGTTTTAAA
- a CDS encoding UPF0146 family protein, whose product MDYICDYIKNYIENKNKNSKNESFKIIEIGIGYYYNVAKSLNIHENINLIVIDANKDAVNNAKKEGLNAFVDDLFNPKLNIYENVDLIYSIRPPRDLQPFILNICKKYDIPLIIKPLYGETPINYLKLINYKGNALYGWNI is encoded by the coding sequence ATGGATTATATATGTGATTATATTAAAAATTATATCGAAAATAAAAATAAAAATAGTAAAAATGAGTCATTTAAAATTATTGAAATAGGAATCGGCTACTATTACAATGTGGCAAAATCCCTAAATATTCATGAAAATATAAATTTAATCGTAATAGATGCCAATAAAGATGCTGTAAATAATGCAAAAAAAGAAGGATTAAATGCTTTTGTTGATGATTTATTTAATCCAAAATTAAATATTTATGAAAATGTGGATTTAATATATTCTATAAGACCTCCAAGAGATTTACAACCATTTATACTAAATATATGCAAAAAATACGATATTCCTTTAATAATAAAACCTCTTTATGGTGAAACCCCTATAAATTATTTAAAATTGATTAATTATAAAGGAAATGCATTATATGGATGGAATATATAA
- the taw2 gene encoding tRNA(Phe) (4-demethylwyosine(37)-C(7)) aminocarboxypropyltransferase Taw2, producing MTIKYQKVGDILLVKKDLTGDEINYLINKTKCKTILKYNYINGDMRKPKVKLLYGTETETIHKEHGCLFKIDVSKVMWSMGNIEERKRMAYISNSDETVVDMFAGIGYFTIPMAKYSKPKKIYAIEINPDSYHYMVENIKLNKLTNVVPILSDNRDVALKNIADRVIMGYVLKTRFFLDKAFEFLKEGKICTIHYHDTLAEKIMNTEPINEIKKYAEKYEYNILSHEIHKVKKYAPGVWHIVVDAELIKYNK from the coding sequence ATGACGATAAAATATCAAAAAGTTGGAGACATATTACTTGTAAAAAAAGATTTAACAGGCGATGAAATAAACTATCTAATAAATAAAACAAAATGCAAAACAATACTTAAATATAATTATATAAATGGAGATATGAGAAAACCAAAAGTAAAGTTGTTATACGGCACTGAAACAGAAACAATTCATAAAGAACATGGATGTTTATTTAAAATTGATGTTTCAAAGGTCATGTGGAGTATGGGAAATATCGAGGAAAGAAAACGAATGGCATATATTTCAAATTCTGATGAAACTGTTGTAGATATGTTTGCAGGAATAGGATACTTCACCATACCAATGGCAAAATATTCAAAACCTAAAAAAATATATGCTATTGAGATAAATCCTGATTCTTATCATTATATGGTAGAAAATATAAAATTAAACAAATTAACTAATGTAGTTCCAATATTAAGCGATAATAGGGATGTGGCGTTAAAAAATATAGCAGATAGGGTAATTATGGGTTATGTTTTAAAAACACGGTTCTTTTTAGATAAGGCATTTGAATTTTTAAAGGAAGGAAAAATATGCACCATTCACTATCACGACACATTGGCTGAAAAAATAATGAATACTGAACCAATTAATGAAATAAAAAAATATGCTGAAAAATATGAATATAACATCCTTTCCCACGAAATTCATAAGGTAAAAAAATACGCTCCTGGTGTATGGCATATTGTAGTAGATGCCGAGCTCATTAAATATAATAAATAA